AATCTAAGACTGTAGAACTTTGGAGATGGAGCGGGACTTGGACACCATCTGGTCCTACTTCAGTATAGGAAGATAAAGCAGGAAAGGTGGCTTGGCATTatgttatatttacttatctttatACAGGTTGCATCTCTCTTCCTCCACCTTCTAAgcggatgtaagctccttgaggggaggaatcTTTGTGTTTGCATTCATAGTAACTAGCATAGTGCCAGATAAATGGATCAGGTCCTTAGTATATGCTTGGCAAATTGAATTGACCTACTTATCACCGGATCTGGAACATAGTctgtgcttaatacatgtttattgattgattagtttATGTTAGGGATATGCAATGAGTTTGTGGCAGAGAAGAATGAGAGGTAGCTCCTGGATTCATTCAATAGAGCATTGAGTTAGAAAGGGAAGGCCTCTACTCCAAAACCCTCTCcacttatcttacagatgaggaaactgtgacccaAGGAGGTTGGATTACTAGGCCAAAGTTACACAGTTAAAAGTTGTCAGAGTCTAAATTCAAACCCAGAGCCATTCTGTTGGGCTCCTCcttcgggggggggggaggactgTTTGTatgttactttttaatttttttaaaaacataaattttattaattttttgtgaggcaattgggattaagtgacttgctcagggtcacacagctagtaagtatcaagcgtctgaggtcacatttgatctcgggtcctcctgactccacgtctggtgctctatctattgtgccacctagttgctccagTATGGTACTTTTTTAGAAGGAATTATTGGTTAGCtctggattggactagatggcctttgtggTAATTCCcactctcccaactctgagattctgtgatactcTTCCTGGGAGAAGAAATAGCCTTCATATTTCTAGGGTCCTACCTTCTATTCTCAAAGTCCTAACACCTGCTGAAGTGTGCATGTGGTACAGTGGTGAGAACATTAAGTCTGATGTCAGAAGACCAGGATTCGAAACCTGCCTATCACATTTATTTCCTTGTGACAGTGGGCAATCAGGCAgtcagttgataagcatttattaagaggctactatgtgccagtcactgcgTGTAGcatgagggatacaaagaaaggccaattGCAATCTCTGTTCtcggagctcacagtctaatggagagacaacatgaaaacacccatatataaacaagatatagacaggagaAGTTGGAAATAGTTAAACTATATATTTAGGCATAGAGGGATTGTGGTATGTGCCAGTAGAGGTATTGTACATAGTTATGAAATcatagttttgaaaaaaaaactattgaaaacCAATAGTAACAACAAACTCTTATTTATGTACtatttaaggtttaaaaaagtgctctccttccaacaaccctgtaaggaaAGTGGTATAAGATTTTATGCTTCATGGATCCTTTATTTCCAGTATggaatttgatcctcacaacagtcttgggAAGGATGGCAAAAAGTAGCATATTTTGATCCCCATTTAATGGATGacaagactgaggctcagaggggtgaGTGGACTTTTCCCATGTGGCTCACCATACTAACCCAGGTACATGGACCATCCATTTGAGTATTCCTGACAACTTCTGAAATTTGTAATGATTTATCCAGGGTTTTAATATTAGTTATTATATCAAAACAATCTTTTATCaaattcctatctttttttttagcagGCATAGTTcaatttgtttattaaaaacatGTATGTGGTTGCCACAGCAGCTGCCTGGGTCCTCTGGACAGACACTCGAGTGTGAGTCTTCACAAGATGGTCGGTGAATTCCTGATAGGGAGACTTAGTGAACACAGTCTCCTTCCACAGGTCTGGGGTTagatagctgtatgttttggagaGGGCATCAAAggtagctttagcaaagttgcccaGAGTGGCAGTACAGCCTCTTGCAGAAGTATAGCAGTCATCAATTCCAGCCATCATCAGGAGTTTCTTAGGCACAGGAGCTGAGACAATGCCAGTACCTCTAGGAGCGGGGATCAGGCGCACCAGAACCGATCCACATCGCCCAGTGACCTTGCAGGGCACTGTGTGAGGCTTGCCAATCTTGTTCCCCCAGTAACCATGTCTCACAGGAACAATGGACAGCTTGGCCAGAATGATAGCACCACGAATAGCTGTGGCCACTTCCTTGGAGCACTTGACACCCAGACCAACATGGCCATTGTAGTCACCGATGGCCACAAAAGCCTTGAACCTAGTACGTTGTCCAGCTCTAGTTTGTTTCTGAACAGGCATGATCTTCAGAACCTCATCCTTCAATGAAGATCCCAGgaagaaatctatgatctcagaCTCCTTGATCGGGAGCGAGAAAAGATAGATCTCTTCCAAAGACTTGATCTTCATGTCCTTGACTAGGCGGCCCAGCTTAGTGACAGGAACCCACTCCTTGTCTTCGGCCTTTCCTCCCCATGCTCCGCGTCCCCGGCCTCGACCTCGGCCCCCACTGCTGAAGCCACCACAGAAGCCACCCCGACCTCTGACTCCGGGGCCCCCGGGGCCTCCCACACCTCCTGCAGCACTGGCGTCGTCTGCCATTTGGTGTTCACTAGAAGTAGAACATCAAATTCCTATCTTGATTCCTCATTGGTCATAAAGGTAACTCTGAGGTGGTGCAGAATATTGAGTAGAACAataacttagagtcaggaaaatatgGCTCCAACTCCACCTCAGAAACGtatgagctgtgtgactgtggatgaGTCATTGAACCTGTGCTTCaactttctcctctgtaaaataaaggaactgGACTTGAtcgtctctaaggtccttttgagttctaaatctattatcctatgaagtAGTCATATATGACCTTGTGCAAGACATttcttctctgtacctcagtttctttttttaaaaaaattatttttagttttcaacatttacttctataagattttgagttctaaattttcttcccctctctcccttcctccctccccaagatggcatgcaatctgatatgggctatacatgtacattcatatgaaacatattttcacattagtcatgttgtaaaaaagaattataaccaatgggagaaaccatgagaaagaagaaagaaacaaatgaaaaagagagcaaatagtatactttgatctgcatttagactccatagttctttttctggatgtggacagcattttccatcatgagtcttttggagttgtcttaggtccttgcattgctgagaagagctaagtctatcaaagttattcttcgcatgatgttgctgttactatatacaatgttctctgggttctgctcacttcactcagcatcagttcacgtaaatctttccaggtttttctgaactctgcctgctcatcatttcttatggaacaataatattccattacattcatataccacatcttgttcagctattccccaattgatgagcctatcttctatttccaattcttggccaccacaaaaagagctgctacaaatattttgtacacgtgggtcctttccccatttttatgatctctttgggatatagatatagaagtggtattgctgggtcaaagggtatgcacagtttttatagccctttgggcatagttccaaattgctctccagaatggttgggcattcctcagtttcttcatttgaaaaatgagaaagttgaaccCACTGGCAataaggttcttttcagctctgaatccatgATACTGTGTGCTCTCTGAGTTCTCAAAAGGGTACCCAGTGGATTGCAAATTCTGTCAAGTCATATCAAGGCTAACAAATTTAAAAAGTGGAGTGGGCTGGTGACAGATCCTGTAGATCTTTTGTCTAAGATATAGCTTCCATAACCAATTATAATCTTGAGTCTCATCCAAATAAGTACCATTGAtagctggggaaagggaagagaaggcatggGGTAGGCTTTCCCCCTTTATTTCATCTTATTTCCCCATACCCCAAGCACCTATATAAAGACATCTGAGGCCATGGTTTTTTATTGCTGACCCCTTTCTTGGTATTGCCTGCCATGAACTTTTGGGTCTATGAATTCTCTAGTCCCTGTTTTGCTTTCTACTTAgagtagggaagaggaaaaatcatttattagccagttactatgtaccagacattatCATGTGAGCTTTACAACCCTAGCAGGTAGGAGCtaatattatctccactttagagACGGGGAgcctgaggcagatagaggttaagtgacttccctggggtcacacagctggtatgtttctgaggcagaatttgaactcagatcttcctgactccaggcccagagttctatgtgctttgccatctagctgcttctacataGAGGAAATGATAATCTATTACCTGGTAGTTAACTTCTTGGGGATGAAGTTTTTTGACATTAGGTAGACTTTTTAATGTCAGAAACACAGTCTGTAAGTGGGCCCAAACTCAAAGCCTTCCCAGATTTCCCAGACCTTGGACTCTGTTAACATATTTTTTTagcaggaaaggagggaagggaagttttttttaaaactgccttttatttttaaaatcattgtaaTTTTCCAATATAGCCCCTTCCACATTGAAATAGCCTTTGGaccaaggaaagaaaaacagataaCATCTATATTTGATGGTGGCTGCAGTGAATActgtttccctcttccccttcacaGAGAGGAGGGAGCTCATATGGTCATAATCTCAGAACAGGAAGGTGTCTTAGAGGTCAtgatacttcattttacagataaggaaactgaggcttcagtAAAGACTCGTCTGAGGTTGCCCAGGGTGGAAGCTGCAGAGCCCCGATTCACTTTCGGGTGCAGGGCTCTGTCCCCAGGCACCAttattggtcattgcatttaatCTGAATTCATGTCTTTCGTTGCTGTTTGCCTTCACACTGTTTTCATTGTGTGTCAGTTCACACGTATCCTCAGACACATCTCTGAATGCCTTTTACTTATCCCTTctttcataataatattccaaTTGTAGGCAGGCTAATACCATACCAATTACATTACATGATCAGTGGCTACCCACTTCCTTTCCAATATTTTTTGTAACCACAAATATTGCTGTTACACTTAGTCTGCTTGAAggataagaggcagcatggtagtgGATAGATatctggccttggagccaggaggacctgggttcaagttctacctgtGACATGTGTTGggtgtgtgattctgggcaagttacttaatatgTCAATGTCCCAGGAAGCTAAGACTCTGAGTTGCATAAAAGGGAATTCTATGGACTGGCATAACATTTGAGAATCTAGGCCACTTCCTCAGCAGCAGAGAAGGGTGTTAGTATATGCTATTCTCattaagataattttaaaagtcctGAACAAATACCCACCTGTAGCTCTGTTATACCCAGAGGAGAACAACTTTCtctaggattctgggaagataaaATTGAAATGTCTCTGGGAAGAATCAAAATACTCCATGCTTACCCTCTCAGTGTCATTCCGACTCCTCAgacccactccacccccaccccacccttacTTCTCTCCCCACCTGTTTAATAATAGGGAGTTATTTTTATATCAGATGTTCTTGAGATGTACCCAGTTAACAGCCCTGGAGGCAtgcatttttatataaatattaaaagggGTATTAATTCTACTAGTAACTAGAAGCTTTAAACATGAATATCCATTAGTGGCCATTATCTGAGCCTCCAAAAGCTGTGGCACATCGTCATATTCCAGTAATGGCTCTGACCCTTCTTTGCAATGCATCATCTATCAaggctctgagaggggaaaggcaGATCTTGTTTGGGGTGAAGGGGGATGTGAGGTGACACCAGATAAGACTGATAGAATCTGAGAACTTgagggctgaaagggacctcagataccATCTAGTTCAAGGGTTTTAAACATTAGGTCAACAGACTCCACCCACCAAGAGGTCTCTGGAGAGATTTTGGAGAGCCTATGaagttgaatgggaaaaaatacatctttattttcattaatttttaatttcttcatcaatcCCACCTTTttgattttatgcttttaaaaatatctgagaAGGGGgacataggtttcaccagacacTGCCAGAGTGGTTcaagacacagaaaaggttagGCATGTCTTCTCTAGTTCAATCTTCCACTTTAGCAAGTGAGGAAAATAGGACTGAGAGAgggaatattatttttattgtccaAGTGTCCAAGTTGAGTATGGTCACTCCTGATAGCTATGCCAGGGCTGTTCTCATGAATATGGAATATATTTCAGCAAAGGCACTGGAAGCAAATTTTTCGGCATCATTATTCATAATGATATTAGTTGACATTTTTTATAACACTTTAGGGTTACAAGAGAGGAAGCAGAGTGTAATTAGATCCCTGGCCTTCAAGTGTTTACTTTTGGTATGGTGAGGTAATAAGGTAATTAGCTAAAGCTTTATGTTGCAGAGTAGGTGCCAATATGTATTGGTAGATGGAGTGTGTTCCTTAGGTCAATGTAGACAGAGCTCTAGAATTCTCTCATACCTACCTTGATACAAAACTCTTTACACATattttctctcttgttctttCCAAAAGCCCTATGGTTATTATGACtgaactgagtctgagagagaccAAGTGACCCACTGATGGTCACACACTTACGTGTCCAATCAAGATCTGGCTAgataataaacttttatttttaaattttaaaatacttatttgtTGCATGCACTTATAATCTCTCCTTCCCaactaaacaaaaaacaagaatcaaAAAAAACCTTCATCATACACGTTCATGgtcgagcaaaacaaattctcagatTGTCCAAGTCTTAAAATGTATGcttctttctttatttgaagTTCCTCTCCTCTCGTGCAGGAGATGAACCATGCATTTCATCTTTAGTcttctggacttgtgatttatcattaaattgatcagagttttaaagTCTCTCAGACGTGTTCTTCTCTGTAACAATGTCATTGTAGAAATTGTCCTACTTCTACTCACATCTTTCTGCATTAAAGACTTCCCAGT
This Trichosurus vulpecula isolate mTriVul1 chromosome 2, mTriVul1.pri, whole genome shotgun sequence DNA region includes the following protein-coding sequences:
- the LOC118836307 gene encoding 40S ribosomal protein S2-like; the protein is MADDASAAGGVGGPGGPGVRGRGGFCGGFSSGGRGRGRGRGAWGGKAEDKEWVPVTKLGRLVKDMKIKSLEEIYLFSLPIKESEIIDFFLGSSLKDEVLKIMPVQKQTRAGQRTRFKAFVAIGDYNGHVGLGVKCSKEVATAIRGAIILAKLSIVPVRHGYWGNKIGKPHTVPCKVTGRCGSVLVRLIPAPRGTGIVSAPVPKKLLMMAGIDDCYTSARGCTATLGNFAKATFDALSKTYSYLTPDLWKETVFTKSPYQEFTDHLVKTHTRVSVQRTQAAAVATTYMFLINKLNYAC